Proteins encoded within one genomic window of Anastrepha ludens isolate Willacy chromosome 4, idAnaLude1.1, whole genome shotgun sequence:
- the LOC128861225 gene encoding uncharacterized protein LOC128861225, protein MISSSTTENDVRPSDSNVEMCASEINTSRLQTSHSSVSSEGDLSFSLSIDQELDALVIGDELPAFEIRLISPLGRTPSPIDTNPEVLQTPTRGTLFGDDSTPSACLSSDFVTLQEINAQISPPADDQTGKTSVNGCNNLETIFEGVFLNTPPRKQNSVRNFNSIHGGLFEKTVTSKINSGKENQLPKGGKTATISYSSNCRHKPVRSKSNVDVHSSNIL, encoded by the coding sequence atgatttccTCGTCTACAACAGAAAATGATGTGCGGCCGTCAGACAGTAATGTAGAAATGTGTGCATCTGAAATAAATACATCCCGCCTGCAGACGTCTCACTCTTCAGTGTCCAGCGAAGGGGATTTATCATTTTCATTATCAATCGATCAGGAATTGGATGCACTTGTGATTGGCGATGAGCTTCCAGCATTCGAAATACGACTTATATCACCACTAGGCCGCACACCTTCGCCGATAGACACTAATCCCGAAGTCTTGCAAACACCAACCAGAGGAACTCTTTTTGGCGATGATTCTACACCAAGTGCCTGCTTAAGTTCAGATTTTGTTACTCTGCAAGAAATTAATGCTCAGATAAGCCCACCTGCGGATGATCAGACCGGCAAAACAAGCGTCAACGGCTGCAATAATCTGGAGACAATATTTGAAGGAGTTTTCTTGAATACACCACCAAGAAAACAAAACAGTGTGCGCAATTTTAATTCCATTCATGGTGGCCTTTTTGAAAAAACAGTTACGAGCAAAATAAACAGTGGCAAAGAAAACCAATTGCCCAAAGGCGGTAAAACTGCTACAATAAGTTACTCTAGCAATTGTCGCCATAAGCCTGTAAGGAGCAAATCAAATGTAGATGTACACAGCAGCAATATACTATGA